The Silene latifolia isolate original U9 population chromosome X, ASM4854445v1, whole genome shotgun sequence genome contains the following window.
TTTTTTCATCACAAAATTTTAGTTACTTTGGTTTTGAATACATATTTTTTAAATTAATCACAAATATGAATTTAAGGTATTTATAAGATGGTTAAGAGGGTGATGGACAAACAAAATCTACTCGTATATCTCATCCTACGCTCACCCATATCCATACCCTACCTTAAATTCCAAGGAAAAAAATAGTCATTTATATTCCACCTATTTAATTTAGGgtgatgaattatttacatggtaAAGGTGAAACCGCCGTCCCGGGAGCATGGTACCCAAAGTTGGATATCATTTATGATGCTAAAGTCATTTCATGTTAGCTATGTTGTGTCACTAAATAAAGAGGATGACATAAAGTTATAGCGCATTTGGACACTGCAATTTTACCATAAATAAAACATGTTTGTCACAAGAAACAAAAGCTCAAAAACAATGGGCTACATTGTGAGCTCTTTATTTGCATTTGCAGTGTGTGGTTTCACTGTACAGAAATATACAGTTTTAAACCTCGGTGAAAATTCTAAAATGCACCTGTTTGTTTGTTAATAAAACAACTGTACTATTCGACAGTTATTTACTACATCAGTCATTCCTGAACAAACAAACATGTACTTGGTGTAGTATATTTTAGCATCTGATCTTATAAGCTAAGAAAATTACTATTCCAACTTGCACTATGAAAGAGCTCATTCCCGAGTAAAAACAGTCAATCCCTCGAATCCTCTTGAATTAGAGTTAGACAGTAGACACTTAAAAGAgatttgatttatttatttgtaCGGAAATACGAGAGGGCAAGAGTAGATAATCGCCAAGTATTgatcttagggtgtgtttggattgagtgatttggagggaaaagaaagggagggagagtatgGGATTTAAactcccttgtttggatagcaaataagggtggaaatggagggggagagatttggagggatacATTTTCCTCCTCCAGCGatatcaaaatctctccacatgAAAAGcaaagatttggaaggaaattgtatccaaacacccacaccccattttccctccccttcccttacctccctttctcttccctccttccccctcccctccctttccctccacttttgctatccaaacacagcCTTAATTGTTTACAAAACacatactactactactactgctACTACTATATGTATTAATTAAGGAAATAAGAAAGCAAAAGTAGTAGAAACAAGTAAAGTAAGAGTGAGATTCTGGCCCAGGTTTGCTGTTTGTTGAGAAGACAATGTACAAAAAACTCTTGCCCGTGAATGTTGCATGTGAGAGCCATTGAGAGCTGTTACAATCACAGCACCTTAGAATTTGTAGCTTAAGACCCAGTCACGTGCACTCTCTTTGGCATTTCTAGTTTCTACTGCCTTGTGCTGTGCTTAAGAATACCACCACCATTCCACAAAATCAAAGTCctaaaaacaataacaaaaacagAGGACAAGAATTACGAGATAAGTAATTCTAATTACTTCTACATAAATGTAACTACTGTGAATTATCAATATGGTCCTAAATAGTACTCAGTACATTGTATTATTTGTTTCTTTTCCGCAAACAACCATGTGAAAATACACACAAGCAATTCAGTATTTAAGTCATATCGACTGTTCAATTCTCTTGAGGGCCGGGGTACTCCACAACATTAATATTATGCATACAATCTTGTATCTATCTCACCATGCAAATCATGTTTTTGACTCTAAATCATTTCAATGGTCCTTGTAAATACAGTCGAAACAGCCTCAACTGCAGCAATGTAAACAAGCAACAATACAGTAGCATGAAAAACCGGACGACTCACACACATATAGTCACATGCAACTACAAAAGTGACACATGTCAACAATTTGAAGGGACCAACACTATATGCCTATATCGACCATCCAAACTTGACACACAATTTATAAAAGAATAATAATGTCGTATAATAAAACAATGAAAAATAGAGATTAAAGACGACGGAGTCAATAAAACAAATAATGGAAGATAAGCTTATAGTCTTGTGACACTAGGTAATTCCCCACTTATTTAAACCTCAACTGCCTCTGCTTCATcagttataaaaaaaaaaaaaaaaaaaacacctgcTCTGCTTTCTCCTCCCCAAACCTCTCATATACACCCATTACTTTCTTCAATCTCGCAACTAAAATCACAAACATCATGAATTTTCACTTAACAAGTTTCACAGTAATGCTTCTCATTGTTGTGCTAGTTTGGTCGACTCATGTTGATATGTGCAATGCCAGAAGAAACAGGCATTGGAAACATAAAACATCTCCATCGTCCCCAGTGCTTAAGAAGAAAGGATATAGCAATAACCACCGCAGCCAACACCATACTACTAAACCCAAGACAAAATCTCCATACCATAAGCCTCCTCCATCGCCTACGTCGAGTCCTGCACCGATAGTGGCAGCTCCACCAACTACCAAGGCTCCTCCTTACTACAAAGAAAGATCACCTCCATGTCCTACGCCTGTAGTCGACATTCCGTCACCTGATAAAATCTTTACTGTACTAGATTTTGGAGCCAAGGGTGATGGTAATTCTGATGACACTAAGGTACACTCTAATACCTTTACATTGCACTCATTTCTTGATTTCAAAACTATAAGAAGACTATCTTTGTTTTTACTTCAAATTATATTCTACTGCCCCATAATTGTCTTACACAACTAGTTATTTTATTCCAACATTCCATATAACATAACAATAGCCATCACAAGAAGATTGGATCAGATGTTAACTTAGTTATTTATACAGTGCCACAATGCTCATTTGATATCTACTCGAGAGAACTGTCAATTAAACCCAGTTATAAGTACGTAACACATCTATATCAGagagcgaaaaaaaaaaaaaaaaaaaaaaaaaacagttttttacGTAATATGAAGCGTCTAAAGTATAGGATCATTTCATGTCGGAACATTATGCACCACAGATATATGTGACTGTGAGAGAGATagaagaattgtagtaacatagACTCAAGCTAGTATAATGTCGGGATGACAATATATAAAACTATACACCACAGCATTTAGTCACATTTAGCGCAGACTTCGGAGGACTGAACTGACTTCAGCAAAAGCATTAATGTCAATAACATTCATATAGAGTACACTGCTTTATTGACGCATAAAAAATGCTGTATCTTAGTGCATCACAAGTCACAAGGCACAAGCATTCCAAAATAAACAGAACCAGTATCACAAGTAATCAATAAAGCAAATATAACTATAGAACTGGGACATAGGTACATCAATCATATTAGTGGTGTTTTTACCATATACGTAGTCATGCTACTTCCGCCCCAAATTTATTGTCCTCGTTTGAATTACGGTTCATGGAGGTCACCTTTAGCCATTAATTATTATAGAGAAATAAAATTTAAAACTATTTAAGTTTGATTTATTAAAATAACTACAGAACATCTCAGCATCATTTCTAAAATGTTGTAATTAACTAAATATTGTATATTGTGAGATAGCATTATTTAAAGTCGACGACATCGTTTGGAAATATATAAAAGGGATGCAGGGAGTAAATTGTATAGGAAAAGAAGACTGGTAAAAAGGACAATGTCAATCAAGGTTGGGACCATTGATAAAATTTCTAGTTACGGCAGTTTGGGTCCAGATTCCAATAGCAATTATATTCACTAATGCACAAACTACCAAACGAAAAGCAGCAGTAAAAGTTGTGGTTAAGAGATGTTCTCACTGATAACGTAGAGATAATCATACTATTGTGTGACGCAGGCATTCGAAGCTGCATGGGCAGCAGCTTGTAAAGTGGAGTCATCAACAATGTTAATTCCTTCAGGGTATCAATTTCTTGTAGGACCCATTTCATTTTCAGGTCCTTACTGCCAAAAAGACATAGTTTTCCAGGTAATTTCTTAACAGCTCAAACAGTTTTCTGGAGTTGTACATTCGCTAAATAGTTTCTTTAACACCAGCGAACATAATTAGCACTACAAAACAGACAATTACCAACTAAGCAAACAACAATCCATTAGACATGTGAATTTCTTGACGTGAAATTTTCAATACGTTGCAGGTTGACGGGACAATTATCGCCCCGATAGGTCCTAATGCTTGGAGTTCTGATCCAATGTGGTGGATGGATTTCACAAAACTAGTAGGACTTACCATTCAAGGGAAGGGCACCATAGACGGAAGCGGCTCGGATTGGTGGAAAGAGGCCTCACATGAAGAAGCTCCATGGGATGACGAAACACAAATGATCATCCCATTAAATAACACAATGCTAGAAAGTCCGCCAATGCCTGTAATAAACTTCACTCGTCAATTTCTTCTCAAACACATCACCAGTCAGCCATTCAGACCATTGAAATTCAGGCTAATTGACATGCGTAATTATGTTACAGGTTGGAAGTCAGCTCAGTGGAATGCCGAGTGTCAAGCCAACGGTAATTATCAAGTTTAAATCTGACTACAGCTCAATCTTTCAGGAACAACAAATTCCGATGGTCCCTTATGAGGCCAATCCGCAGGCTTTTTTGGGCCTATTTTGAAGCCCAAACTCCAAAAAATAAAATTAGGGGCCGGGCTTATTTAGATTTCTAGGCCATTTAATGAGCTCTACTAATGGCTGATGTATTATGCTATGCAGGCAGTAAGGTTCTATGGCAGCATTAATGTAACAGTCACAGGCATAACGATTCAAAACAGTCCTCAGTGCCATCTCAAGTTTGACAATTGTATTGGAGTCACAGTTTATTCAATGACAGTCTCATCACCTGGTGATAGTCCTAATACTGATGGAATCCACCTACAGAATTCTAAAAACGTGCTCATTCACTCTTCAAGTCTTGCCTGTGGTAATTAAGCTCCTCCCACTTAAAGTAGCTCATACCCTAATTTTATCTCCAAAAACAATCACAATGTTGTGGCATAATACGTACGTCATCTGTCTCGCAATAAGATTAACACCCCCTTTTACCACAAGAATTGAGAATTATTGATGATGGGAAGGCAAAGGGGATAAAATTGGTGATGAGAGGTATGTAAATGGGCCAAAAATGAGTGAGATTTCTTCTAAGATTGTGGTCCTTAGTAGTCAGATTACTGGAACAAACAAGAATACGCCAAAGACTGCGACAAAGTGGTGATGCACTGAGGTTTAAATCTGAGAGTTACCTCCAATTAACCAGCCTGGCAACAAAGTTCAGCAAGTAGTGTAATCTGGATTCTTGCAGGTGGCATTCCACACAAATTATAGACAAGCGTCACCAAAAAACCTTCAAGATGTAGTGTAGTAGAGGACCACACCTACGAACCCCAAAGAAAGATGGAAATACAACCATGGAATCTACCAACGGTCTTCCTGGAAGGAAATAGCAGAGACATTAGTTCCAGATAAACTCAAAGAAGAAAATTATTTCTGTTGTATAGAAAGGTTGATCAGAAAACAAGTTGACCAAAATCTGACAAGAGACATTCTGTGCAGGTGATGATTGTATTTCGATACAAACTGGATGTTCAAATGTATATGTCCACAATGTGAACTGTGGACCTGGACATGGCATCAGCATTGGCAGTCTAGGGAGGTTCAACACTAAAGCATGTGTCTCTAATGTCACCGTCAGAGACGTTAGTATGCAAGGCACGATGACAGGAGTCCGCATAAAGACATGGCAGGTACAAATATCACATTTAATGATTTTTACACAATTAGCATAAATATTTAAAATAGACGGCAAATATTACTTATAAAAAGATGAGTAATATCATCAGTGCATAAGAAACAAGCAACAACACCTCAAGCAATACAACTGTGTAATAAACATTATATCATAGGAAAATTACTTATATAGTTATATGCCTACAACTATTCTATTCTCCAGGGTGGTTCGGGATCTGTGCAAGGAATAATGTTCTCAAACATACAAATGAGTGAGGTTCAGCTTCCGATTGTGATTGACCAATATTATTGTGACAAAAGCAAATGCAAGAATGAAACAGCGGCGGTTGCTGTGTCAGGCGTCACATATCAAAACATTAAAGGAACATACACAGTAAAGCCAGTACATTTGGCGTGCAGCGATGACCTTCCATGCACAGACATAACCTTAAATACCATACAACTAAAACCACTGCAAGGACTCTATCGAATATCTGATCCATACTGTTGGCAGTCATTTGGAGAACTAACCACACCGATAGTACCTCCAGTCGGTTGTTTACAGATAGGAAAGCCGTTGAAGAACAAGGTTCAGACTGACGTTGATATATGTTGAAGACATCATAACTGTATTTTTATGCACGTTTAATTATTGTGGTCAGTCTGATATAGTGTGTTCTGACCCTTTTTACACCATTGGCTAGATAGCTAAAGAgtatatatataattatatattatatattaaggCTAGTAGGTTAAAGAGCCCCTATCCAGTAGGGTTAAGTTGATTAGTGTCGAGTGTGGGTATTGCCTGCCAAGAAGGTTATTTGATCAAGGGATTGTTCGTGTAAGAtacatacggagtattacataaagCATGATATAAAAGTTTGATAAATAATCTTCAGTTCACAACCTCTAAGAGCAGACTGTAGATGTTGTAGGatcttttttttataaaaatcatgACAGATCCGAAGAGAAATTGATGAGAACCTAATTTTATAGAAACAAAAATAGAATATGCACATGCAGTTCTAAGTATCATCAGAGGACATTATATTCAAACTCCTTCAGCATCCAAATAATAAAAATTTCATAATTTCATGCAGCTCCAAGTAGGAGATAAACACTGCTGATGGGCATTCCATGCCGAACGCCACCATAAATCCTTTTTCTGTCTACCAGAAAATTATGGACTCTCTTATCCACAGGACAAATACATAAACAAGTAAACAACTACCATGGtccatacccacatgaaaatacTATCTTGGAGAGATTATGTTGGggtttttggtacaaataatataaaaatgcAAAGACACAATATTTTTGTTATGGGACTAACCCACAACCCAACTTGTATTATTATTCACACACTAACAATAATACAATCAATCCTCCAACACTTGGCTACTAGCTAAGATTTCAATCTATGCTTAACTCGGGATATTAAGCATACACTCACTCTTACTTATCCAACATGACTAATGACCCTTATTTATATAAGGTCCTAAGTCCTAACTTATCTAGCAACATTAAGAGTCTTAACACTTGCTAACATAACTCCTAATATTTACACTTAGTAACATAAacatctaaaacataaatagtAGTAACTTAAACATAAAGACTCTATATGTTACTACTTACTAGCTTATCAATAAAGTTGGGGTTACATTGCCAATAGATTATGACCTATATAACCTTTTAAGTTGTCTCCATTAGACCCTCAAAAAGGTTGTGTAGCCCCAAACATCAATTTTTGGTTTTCATATGATATACCTTCAGGGGCATCTCAAAATCTTCAAGACCATAATTTTTAAGCATATCCTCTCCTACTACAGTAAACTCTCCGGGTTTGATACACTAAATTCTACAAGAAGGAAGTCAAAGACACAACCATTTCTCAGTGACAGGATAAATCAGGACCCAACTGTTTTTGAGGGTGGTTTAGCCCAATTCTAATTTCTGACCTTGCGAGAGTTATAATCGAAGTGCTATTGCAAGCCTACAACCTCTAAACTTCTATTTTACCTAGGCAACAAAATTGTCAGAAATATACTAAGCAGCTCAAACTTATTTTGAGTACGCTGACACCGGAAAATGTCCTTTGTAATGCTAGTCATTCCAGCATATTTCCAACATACTCCGTATTCCACATCCACAGATATGCAGGTATACATAGTAGGAAAATCATGAGAGATACTGATGGCTAATAATGGACACAAAATCAAGGTTTACAGATAATTAAGGTGCAGGCGTCATTCCAACCTTCAATACACATTTCTTGAACATCTCTTTCGATACTTTTACAATAAGAGATGAAGAGAGGAAGTGACCATGTAGCCAGTACAAAAAAATACTCAATAATATTAGTTCCTACCGCTTGCTTGAACTGATTTACTCCCACCGGCTCAATTTAAAATAGGAAAATTCATATCGAAAGGGCAGAATTGATTTAACTATTCAAGGAAGATGTAATTGCAACCACATGAGTCCTAAAACAACCAATACCATTGCATTCACAAAACACAACTACTGAGACCCCACCCCAATTCACAATCACATTGATATGTTTCCCTAATGCTGAactgtgaattttttttttggtacgaatGCTGAACTGTGAATTAAAACATTAAAATCCAGTTATTACAAATATAAAGAACGGAAATAGCAAGGGAAAATATACCGTGAGATGGAGGCGATTAGGTTTTGACGGTTTCATTATATTGCTCACTCAATTTTGTATCCACTTCTCTCTCTAGaaatattctctctaaaattcctCTCTTTTTGAATGCAAAGCCCGCCTGATGGTCTCCCTCCGGAGACTGGTTCGATACAATCGTTCACAAAAAATACCAAACGTAAGACTATGCATATTAGCGAGTTTAATGCTTCGAAGGCAGTCATTGCGACTGATAATTCCATGAACATTGAGCCAAATAACAATCAGAGTCCTCCTATCCCAACTCCAACCAAATCTGGCACTTCATATAGTAATATGGTCCAGGGATATGTTAATGATTCAATGAATGATGATATATACGATTTAGATGATATGGCCGTCGATTCGGAAGACGACGACACCACTGATGTAGAAGACGAAGATGATACTTGTCCTACTATAGGTTATCTAAAAATGAGAAATCGTCAATTAGAAAACCTTGGAggcggtccttgataatcaagaTGTTCGACAAACAGATAGGTTACCTTTCTCTCATGAGAAAACTACAGGCAAAATGGTCAATTCGAGGTAAACTCACATTGACCGATCTTGGTAATTCCTATTATGTGGCTCGTTTTACTTCTATTGAGGACAAGGACCATGGATGATAGACGACCATTATCTCACTATTCGGAAATGGGTGCCGAATTTTGTCCCGGCTGAGGACAAAATAAATCGATTAACAGCATGGGTTCGTATCCCCAACCTTCCAGTCGAGTATTTCAATAAGGAATTCCTTATGAAAATAGGGGATAAGATAGGAAATGTCATTCGGGATAGACAAAAATACTGAAATGGCAGAACGCGGCCAGTTTACTCGTATGAGTATTGAAGTTAACATAGATAAGCCTTTAATATCTAAATTTCGGTTGAATAAAAAGGTATATCACATCCAGTACGAGGGTTTGCGGATGATCTGTTTTGAATGTGGAAGACTCGGTCATTTGCGAGAAAATTGTCCGGGTGATAAGGTCACGACCCCTACTGAGGCCTCCGACAACCAGTCTCACAATTCAGTCGAAGCTTCTCATGTACATAAGAGACCGAACCAGGCAGGAGTCACTACCACGAAAGAAACAGAGGCTAATTTCGGGGAGTGGATGCTTGTTAAAAAAACCTCCAAGGAGGAAGACAGCTGCAAAAACCGATAGTCCGAATCCGAATCCTTTCCAGACGGGTAACAGCAAGAGCATTTTCAATTTCGGAAAAAATCAGAATAATATTCCGGGCTCGAGATTCTCTTCCCTATCTGAGGAAAGGATTGATTTAAACGCACAAATTCCTCCAAAAGTTTCTCCTATTCCTAGCAATAATCCACCCATTATGCCAAATAATATTACTCCCAATTATAATATTAACCATAATATCCTTTCCACTCCTTCCCACAATATTATACACCATAAAATCCAGAATCGGGTCAACACAAAGCTTCCTAAACAGTCTACTAAATATCTTAAGAAAAATTTAGCCTCTACTAATCTTCCAAAAAATCAAACAAATATTTTGCAGGATATTACAAATTCCCCTTTAATTTATTCTAAAACTATCCCCCAATCCCCTGTTACTACTACTCTGCCCCCAACGACTGAAAACAGACAGAACGACAATGTCCCAAATTATGAACCCCACATATCAATATtttacaccccccccccccccctctccacAACTCCGGTGCCTACCACAACCTCCTATGGTCGAGATGATCCCCCCAACCAGGAAACACATGGTGAAGCTATCGCCGGAGATGCCCGCTCCCTTTATGAGGGTGATGGTACAGGAGAGTCCAACGATGGACATTACGTTTCAATCAATCGAGAAGGACCCATCGAGTCTCCAATTGGAGATGTCGATACCATGGAATGTTAATCAGGTCTTGTCACTTGTAAGTCGAGCCTATCTATCTTTTCTGAATTACGCACCGTTTTCTATGTCAGACAGAATTCCTATTTTGACTCCAAACTTATCCCCTATCACATGCCTAGTGTGGAATATACAGGGGACTGGAAATCGGAATAAAATTAACGCTCTTAAAGAGGTCGTTAGAAATTTTAAGCCTTCAGTGATTGCTCTACTAGAAACTCATAAAGATGGTAGCCATGCCGAAAAAATTAGTAGTGTTCTGGGATACAGAGGTCATTGTCGGGTCGATGCTATTGGATTTAGTGGTGGTATTTGGCTGTATTGGCGTCCCGAATTGGTTACAGTCAATCTTGTCAAAGAACATTCGCAATTTATTACGGTTGAGATTGCTCGTAATGGAGCCGTCCCATGGTTCTTTACCGCTGTCTACGCTAGTCCTAACCCGCAGAATAGACATGATTTGTGGTCTGAATTAGAGCAATATGCTAATTCTAATAACCACCCTTGGCTTCTCGCGGGAGATTTTAATGAAACCCGTTCCCTAGCTGAACGTCATGGAGGAAATCAGAATATGGCGCGAAGATGCGAATTATTCAATAACTGGGTGGATAATTGCGAATTATTAGAGCTCGAATTTTCGGGTCCTTCTCATACCTGGGCCAGAGGGAACTCGGAGGAGACAAGACAAAGCGCTCGCTTGGATCGTGCTCTTTGTAATAGTGAATGGGGTACCATGTTTGACAATGCTAATGTTCGTCACCTTCCCGCGTTTCAATCTGACCACTGTCCTCTTCTTATTTCTCCAAACGGGTTTGCTCCTCTAAATTCGATACAAAGACCCTTCCGTTTTCAAGCTGCGTGGTTGACTCACGAACATTTTTCGGATTTTGTAAAAGATAGTTGGTCAAGTAATAGTAATCTCGTAACTCAATTATCTAGCTTATCTACTAAACTGCAAAACTGGAATGAAACAGTTTTTGGCAATATTTTCCGCGAAAAACGAGAATTAATGGCTAGGATAGGAGGTTGTCAGAGAGAACTTTCCCATAATCGGCAGAGACATCTTATAAAATTGGAAGCGAATTTACGCAGAAAATTGGATGATGTTCTGGAACGTGAAGAGATTTTATGGTACCAGAAATCCCGTGTGGAATTTATCAAAGATGGGGACAGGAATACTTCGTTTTTTCATGTCAGTACACTTGTGCGTAGATGGCGTAATAAAATTAATTCTTTAAAGGACGATGCAGGTGTATGGGTGGAAAACAAAGACGATGTAAAGCGTATTGTGGTTGATTATTTTAAGAAGTTGTATACAGAGGACACCCCTTATCCTTCAGAGGAGGAAGTTGATATTTCGTATGGTAATTTTCAAGATTATAGCAATGAGCAATGGGAATGGTTGACTCGATACTTTTCAGTAGCTGAAATAGAGAGGGTAATCTTCGACATGGGCTCTCTTAAAGCTCCTGGACCCGATGGGTTTCAAGCGCTATTCTACCAAAAAAACCGGTCTGTAGTCAAAGCCGACGTATGTGCCATGGCCGTGAAAGCTCTAGAGGGAAAAGGTTTTCCAGACGGTCTGAACGATACTCATCTTGTGCTTATTCCAAAAATAACAGCCCCCGAGCATATCTCTCAATTTCGGCCTATTAGTTTATGTAATGTTGCTTACAAAATTGTAAGTAAAACGATAACCAACCGAATTAAGAAGGTTCTTCCGTATCTAATTTCGGAAAATCAAAGTGGCTTCGTCCCAGGTCGCGCCAGATTACTGATAATATTGTAGTATTTCAGGAGGCCATTCATACGATGCACAAAAAGAAAGGAGCTAAAGGTTATATGGCTATTAAAATCGACTTGGAGAAAGCTATGACCGTCTTAGATGGAAATTCATCGAGAGTACTCTTTCGGATATGCTTTTTCCTCCTCTCCTAATTGATACAATCATGGAATGTGTCACTACCTCGTCCATGAAAATCTTATGGAATGGTGAAGCTACTGAAGATTTTACCCCGACACGAGGAGTTAGACAAGGAGACCCGTTATCATCCTATTTATTTGTTATGTGCCTCGAAAAATTACAACAAGCTATTGACGAACGAGTTGCAAAGACCGACTGGCTACCTATCCCTATCTGCAAAGGTGggccaaaaatttcaaatttatttttcGCTGATGATATGGTGTTATTTGCGGAAGCTAAGATTGATCAAGCTATCGTCATCAAATATGTACTCGACAATTTCTGCAAGGCCTCGGGTGAGAAGGTTAGTATTGCCAAGTCTAAAGTATTTTTTTCCCCGAATACTCTGGACTTAATTCGAGCTGAGATCACGGATGTCTTAGGCTTCGAATCAACTTCGGACTTGGGCACGTATCTAGGCATGCCGACTATCAATGGTAGAGTGACTAAGGTTACTTTTGCTCATTTAGAGGAAAAATTCAATAAGAGATTGGCGGGATGG
Protein-coding sequences here:
- the LOC141623433 gene encoding polygalacturonase At1g48100-like, with product MNFHLTSFTVMLLIVVLVWSTHVDMCNARRNRHWKHKTSPSSPVLKKKGYSNNHRSQHHTTKPKTKSPYHKPPPSPTSSPAPIVAAPPTTKAPPYYKERSPPCPTPVVDIPSPDKIFTVLDFGAKGDGNSDDTKAFEAAWAAACKVESSTMLIPSGYQFLVGPISFSGPYCQKDIVFQVDGTIIAPIGPNAWSSDPMWWMDFTKLVGLTIQGKGTIDGSGSDWWKEASHEEAPWDDETQMIIPLNNTMLESPPMPVGSQLSGMPSVKPTAVRFYGSINVTVTGITIQNSPQCHLKFDNCIGVTVYSMTVSSPGDSPNTDGIHLQNSKNVLIHSSSLACGDDCISIQTGCSNVYVHNVNCGPGHGISIGSLGRFNTKACVSNVTVRDVSMQGTMTGVRIKTWQGGSGSVQGIMFSNIQMSEVQLPIVIDQYYCDKSKCKNETAAVAVSGVTYQNIKGTYTVKPVHLACSDDLPCTDITLNTIQLKPLQGLYRISDPYCWQSFGELTTPIVPPVGCLQIGKPLKNKVQTDVDIC